The following are from one region of the Scylla paramamosain isolate STU-SP2022 chromosome 23, ASM3559412v1, whole genome shotgun sequence genome:
- the LOC135112327 gene encoding NIF3-like protein 1 produces the protein MLLRRFILPAARTFHCRHYSMELKEAVALLDRFAAPSLAESWDNVGLLLQPYTQREIKTVMLTNDLSEEVMEEAVQHKADLILSYHPPLFRPFKRITTGWKDKIVACCLEKGIAVYSPHTAYDTLKGGVNDWLLKAFDVCQVTPLQQKDVPLPYSHQVEATLESDAAAQDLVQRITEELGEKVTVLKDSMNCMKVLCGERDLPAIVNLTSTNSATPAKLVVTKLEKVPLVDHGAGRQGSLVEPITVQQAVSQVKTHLGLPHLRLALAHGSTLDTQVKSVAVCAGSGVSVLRGASADLWLTGEMSHHEVLDAAHRGSNVILVDHSNSERGFLEELQPTLHQLFEGKVNVLISQKDRDPLQII, from the exons ATGTTGCTAAGGAGATTCATCCTTCCTGCAGCAAGAACCTTTCACTGTCGCCACTACAG CATGGAGCTGAAGGAGGCCGTGGCACTTCTGGACCGCTTTGCTGCGCCGTCCCTGGCCGAGTCCTGGGACAACGTGGGTCTCCTGCTGCAGCCGTATACTCAGAG AGAGATCAAGACTGTGATGTTGACCAATGACCTGagtgaggaggtgatggaggaggcagtGCAACACAAGGCTGACCTCATCCTCTCTTACCATCCACCTCTCTTCCGACCCTTCAAGAGGATCACTACTGGATGGAAG GACAAGATTGTTGCATGCTGTCTGGAGAAGGGCATTGCTGTGTACTCACCCCACACGGCCTATGACACGCTGAAGGGAGGTGTCAATGACTGGCTGCTCAAAGCTTTTG ACGTGTGCCAAGTCACTCCACTGCAGCAGAAGGATGTCCCACTGCCATACAGCCACCAGGTGGAGGCAACCCTTGAGTCTGATGCTGCAGCACAGGACTTGGTGCAGAGAATCACCGAAGAGCTTGGGGAGAAAGTCACTGTTTTAAA ggATAGTATGAATTGCATGAAGgttttgtgtggagagagagatttgcccGCCATCGTGAATCTGACCAGTACAAATTCTGCTACTCCAGCCAAACTTGTGGTGACTAAACTAGAAAAG GTGCCTTTAGTAGACCACGGTGCAGGGCGGCAGGGCAGCCTGGTGGAGCCAATCACTGTGCAGCAAGCCGTCAGCCAGGTCAAGACTCACCTTGGCTTGCCTCACCTGCGGTTGGCCTTGGCTCACGGCTCCACTCTCG ACACTCAAGTCAagagtgtggcagtgtgtgcCGGATCTGGGGTGTCTGTGCTGCGTGGAGCCAGTGCTGACCTGTGGCTCACTGGGGAGATGAGTCACCATGAAGTCTTGGATGCAGCTCACAGAGGCTCCAATGTTATCCTTGTTGATCACTCCAACTCAGAGCGAGGCTTTCTTGAGGAGCTGCAGCCTACACTACACCAACTCTTTGAGGGAAAAGTAAATGTTCTGATTTCACAGAAGGACAGAGATCCACTTCAGATCATTTAG
- the LOC135112328 gene encoding probable cytosolic iron-sulfur protein assembly protein CIAO1 yields MSTAIATLTGHKDRVWNVAWNPKGTILTSCGSDHSIRLWSKEGDAWVCKTVLSEAHTRTVRSVAWSPSGSTLASASFDATVNIWDCREENIECVATLEGHENEVKSVAWAASGALLATCSRDKSVWVWEVAEDDEYECVSCLPSHSQDVKKVVFHPTADILASASYDNTVKLYREECDDWSVFCTLSGHESTVWSISFDSSGHRLASVSDDRTVKVWQEYLPGNKEGVATPEGAPVWKCVCTLSGFHQRAIYDVSWCSLTGAIATSCGDDCIRIFKEQPNSDPNAPVFDLLLTIQQAHAEDVNSVTWNPTVVGLLASASDDGTIKLWDFSHIF; encoded by the coding sequence ATGAGCACAGCCATTGCCACGCTCACCGGCCACAAGGACCGAGTGTGGAATGTGGCGTGGAACCCCAAGGGGACCATCCTCACCTCGTGTGGCTCAGACCACTCCATACGGCTGTGGAGCAAGGAGGGGGACGCCTGGGTGTGCAAGACTGTGCTGTCCGAGGCGCACACACGCACGGTGCGCAGCGTTGCCTGGTCACCCTCAGGCAGCACCTTGGCCTCGGCCAGCTTTGATGCAACAGTCAACATCTGGGACTGCAGGGAAGAGAACATTGAGTGTGTGGCCACCCTGGAGGGCCATGAGAACGAGGTGAAAAGTGTGGCCTGGGCTGCATCGGGTGCCCTGCTGGCCACATGCTCCAGGGACAAGTCAGTGTGGGTGTGGGAGGTGGCGGAGGATGACGAGTATGAGTGTGTGTCCTGCTTGCCCTCTCACAGCCAGGATGTGAAGAAGGTGGTGTTCCATCCCACAGCAGACATCCTTGCCTCTGCTTCCTATGACAACACTGTCAAGCTGTACCGTGAGGAGTGTGACGACTGGAGTGTCTTCTGTACCCTCAGCGGCCATGAGTCCACCGTCTGGAGCATTTCCTTCGACTCCTCCGGCCACCGCCTCGCCTCCGTCTCCGATGACCGAACTGTCAAGGTATGGCAGGAGTACCTGCCAGGGAACAAGGAGGGAGTTGCCACACCCGAGGGAGCCCCggtgtggaagtgtgtgtgtacgttgtcTGGCTTCCACCAGCGAGCCATCTACGATGTCTCCTGGTGCAGCCTGACGGGGGCCATCGCCACCTCCTGTGGGGATGACTGCATTAGGATCTTCAAGGAGCAGCCAAACAGTGATCCCAATGCTCCTGTCTTTGACCTGCTGCTCACCATCCAACAGGCACATGCTGAGGATGTCAACAGTGTCACCTGGAATCCCACTGTGGTGGGACTGTTGGCCTCAGCCAGCGATGATGGCACCATCAAGCTGTGGGACTTCTCACACATATTCTGA